CTACCGCGCGGACGGCCGGATGAAGTCCTCTGCGGAGCTGCAGGAGCTGTTCCGGGAGGTGGTCGGCGACCGCCGGGACCTGGTATTCAGCTGCGGTTCCGGGGTCACGGCCTGCGTCGACGCGCTCGCGGCGACCGTCGCCGGATACGACGATCTCGCCGTCTACGAGGGGTCCTGGTCCGAGTGGGGGCCGCCCGGACAGCGGCCGGGCGGTGGTGCAGGGATGAGTCTGCCCATGATCAGTCAGCTGCGGTCCCGCCTCGAGTCGATCCTCCTGGTCATTGACGCACATGCCACCGTGGCCACCCTGTCCCGGGTCCTCGAGACGGACGAGGCCACCATTGCCTCCCTGCTCGCCGCCATGGCGAAGGAGTTCGACGAGCGTGGTTCCGGCTTTGACCTCCGGGAGACCGATGAGGGTTGGCGCCTGTACACCCGGACCGAGAACGCGCCGGTGGTGGAGCAGTTCCTTCTCGACGGTTCGCAGACGAAGCTGTCGCGTGCCGCCCTGGAGACCCTGGCAGTCATCGCGTACCGGCAGCCGGCCACCCGTTCGCAGATCTCCGGGGTGCGTGGCGTCAACGTCGACGGCGTCATGCGCACCCTGCAGCTGCGTGGGCTGATCAAGGAGGTCGACATCGAACCGGCCACCGGCGCCCACCGCTACGCCACGACGGGGCTGTTCCTGGAGTTGCTGGGGATCGAATCGCTCGACCGCCTGCCCGACCTGGCCCCGCTGCTGCCGGACCTGGATTCGATCGACGAGGAGTTCTGACCCCGGCGGGGCGGGGGACAGCCCCAGCCGCCCGGCCGTCCAGCGGGAATGCGGTCAATCGGGGCGGTGTCCGGTAGTGTGGGCCAGGATTTGCACCACATAACTACAGACAGGACACGATCTACGTGACTCCCCCCGCTCGCCGAGACGGCACACCGGACAAGGACCAGCAGCCCACCAGGCTGAGGGCTTCCGAGATCCAGCTGTCCAACGCCCGCCCCGCCCGCCGCCAGAACGTCGACCCCGACCAGCGGCGAAGGAAGGCCGCCACCGCCGACTCCGTCGCCCAGAGCCTGGGCGCGGACTGGCTCGTCGACGACAAACCCACCGAGGGTGTCCGCCTGCAGAAGGTGCTCGCCCAGGCCGGTGTCGCCTCCCGCCGCCACGCCGAGGTCCTCATCGACAAGGGTCGCGTCGAGGTCAACGGCAAGGTGGTCAAGACCCAGGGCACCCGCGTCAACCCGAACACCGACGTCATCCGCGTCGACGGAGTGCGCGTCAACGTCAACGAGGAGCATGAGTACTTCCTGCTCAACAAGCCGCGCGGCATGCAGTCGACGATGTCGGACGACATGGGTCGCCCGTGCGTCGGTGACATCGTCGCCGAGAAGACCATGTCCGGGCAGCGGCTCTTCCACGTCGGTCGTCTGGACGCCGACACCGAGGGTCTGCTCATCCTCACCAACGACGGGGAGCTGGCCAACCGCCTGACCCACCCGAAGTACGAGGTGGCCAAGACCTACCTGGCCACCGTTCTCGGCGAGGCCGACAAGCGTCTCGTTCACACGCTGCGTAACGGCATCGAGCTGGACGACGGCCCCGCGAAGGCCGACTACGTCCAGATCGTCGACTCCCACAACGGCCAGTCCCTCATCCGCATCGAACTGCACGAGGGCCGCAAGCACATCGTGCGCCGCATGCTCAAGGAGGCCGGCTTCCCGGTCCAGCGTCTCGTGCGCACCAAGATCCACACCGTCCAGCTCGGCGAGCAGAAGCCCGGCACCATGCGTGCCCTGAACAACTCCGAGCTGACCTCCCTGTACAAGGCGGTGCAGCTGTGACCATCACCAACATGCCCGACGGCGGCCTCATCCTCGCCGTCGACGGTCCCTCCGGCACCGGTAAGTCCACGACCTGCCGCGCGCTCGCGAAGCGTCTGGACGCCAAGTATGTCGACACCGGTGCCATGTACCGCGTGGCCACCCTCGCCGTCCTCCGCGCCGGCGTCGACCCGGCCGACACCGCCCGCGTCATCGAGGTCACCACCGACCTGCCGCTCGCGGTCAACGACGACCCGGATTCCACCGAGGTGCTGCTCGACGGTGAGGACGTCTCACGCGAGATCCGCGGGCCTGGAGGTCACCCGCAACGTCTCCGCCGTCTCCGCGGTGCCTGAGGTCCGCGCCAACCTCGTCGCCCTGCAGCGCCGCCTGGCCGCCGAGGCGCACCGCGCCATCGTCGAGGGCCGCGACATCGGCACCGTCGTGCTTGTCGACGCCCCCGTCAAGGTCTTCCTCACCGCCTCCGCCGAGGTGCGTGCCCGACGTCGCTTCGACCAGGACACCGCCGCCGGCCGGGACGTCGACTTCGACACCGTCCTCGCGGACGTCATCCGCCGGGACGACCTCGACTCGTCCCGCACCACCTCACCACTGCGTCCCGCCGAGGACGCCGTCATCGTCGACACCTCCGAGCTCACGCTCGAGCAGGTGCTGGACACCCTCATGAACCTCCTGGAGGACAGCGCCCGATGAGCACCGACAAC
Above is a window of Corynebacterium suedekumii DNA encoding:
- the scpB gene encoding SMC-Scp complex subunit ScpB, whose amino-acid sequence is MSLPMISQLRSRLESILLVIDAHATVATLSRVLETDEATIASLLAAMAKEFDERGSGFDLRETDEGWRLYTRTENAPVVEQFLLDGSQTKLSRAALETLAVIAYRQPATRSQISGVRGVNVDGVMRTLQLRGLIKEVDIEPATGAHRYATTGLFLELLGIESLDRLPDLAPLLPDLDSIDEEF
- a CDS encoding pseudouridine synthase, with protein sequence MTPPARRDGTPDKDQQPTRLRASEIQLSNARPARRQNVDPDQRRRKAATADSVAQSLGADWLVDDKPTEGVRLQKVLAQAGVASRRHAEVLIDKGRVEVNGKVVKTQGTRVNPNTDVIRVDGVRVNVNEEHEYFLLNKPRGMQSTMSDDMGRPCVGDIVAEKTMSGQRLFHVGRLDADTEGLLILTNDGELANRLTHPKYEVAKTYLATVLGEADKRLVHTLRNGIELDDGPAKADYVQIVDSHNGQSLIRIELHEGRKHIVRRMLKEAGFPVQRLVRTKIHTVQLGEQKPGTMRALNNSELTSLYKAVQL